A stretch of DNA from Nitrospira sp. KM1:
GATGCCGGCGTCAGAGGTCGCGAACTTTAGATAGGTGCTTGAGCACCGTACGAATGTGGTTTTCAACGGTAAAGGCAGATACATTCAGTTGTTTCGCAATTTCGGGGTATGTCTTGCCCTCGTATCGATTGAGATGAAAGATTTTTCGAGTTAAGAGTGGAAGTCTCGCCAAAGCTTGCTCAGACCGAGCTAATTCCTGCCGGGCCATCATCATGCGCTCCGGGTCCCGCCTGTCGATGCTACCCCACAACAGGGCATTCGTTTCAGCAAGGATTTCCGCGCGGTTCTGCTCAATGCGCAAATAGTCCGTTGCGAGATTCGCCGCCATGCGAAAGAGGTACGCTTTCTGGTTCTTGATGTGGGAGATCTCGCTCTGGGCGGAGACCTTCAGGAAGAGATCGTGCGTCATGTCCCGTGCGGTGAAGGCACACTTGATGCGACGAACCAGAAAGCGAAACAGGTCTTCTTCGTGCTCTAAAAACGTGTCTGAGAGCTGTGTGTGCGACATCAGCTGTTCCTCGCGGAAGCAGTGACCAGAGTTC
This window harbors:
- a CDS encoding RNA polymerase sigma factor, with amino-acid sequence MSHTQLSDTFLEHEEDLFRFLVRRIKCAFTARDMTHDLFLKVSAQSEISHIKNQKAYLFRMAANLATDYLRIEQNRAEILAETNALLWGSIDRRDPERMMMARQELARSEQALARLPLLTRKIFHLNRYEGKTYPEIAKQLNVSAFTVENHIRTVLKHLSKVRDL